The genomic DNA GAGCCTGCAGCAGCAGACGCTTCGTGGTGGCAAGAAGTGCCCCTTCAGGTCAATCCAGGGGACGTGCTGCCGGCAGCCATTCGACTTCGTCGTCGCCGCGTCGGAGATCTCCCCTGAACGTCAGCGCCTCACGCCCGATGCCCAACGCATCGAGCAGGATGTCGATGGCTGCTTCGTCGTCGTCCGTTTCGTTGATGACGGACACGATGGTGTCGGTCATCGGGCTGTACTCCATGCGGTGGAGCGCAAAGTGCACGCCACGGATCTGGATCATCGCGACATCGACGGGGCTCAGTTCCTCCCAGCCCCGCTCGGTCGTCAGCTTCAACCGGCCCGCCACGGCGTCCAGCGACGGTGCAAGGCCCGCCACCACACGGAATAGACCCGAGATGTACCACCACATGCTGGTCTGCCAAGCAGGGTTCGGATTCGCACACGCCGAGACCGGTGCATCCAGCCAGCCGGCTTCCGGGCCAGGCACATCAAAGTTCAAGATCTTCCCCCACTTTTGACCGCACCCTACTCGGGCCGCCCAGCCGACCACGCAGGGGCCTTCCCTTAGAAGTGGGTGCAGCACCCCTTCCCTAACGCCGCACTCCAGGATCTGCGCCGACTGCACCTGAGGGGCAGCAGGTGCCACAACCAGCACGACGTGCCGGTCGCATAGCCGACCTCTGTGCACACGTCCACGAAGGTCGCACGGGTCGCACAGCCCGGTCATGTCGCAGCTAGGTCTCTCCATGCAGTCGTGATGCATCCTTCCTCCCAATGCCACCATTCCTTCGCCTCGCCGTGCTCCAACAGCTCGCGGATTCGGGGTAGGTCCGCATCTTTCGGGACATCCAAAGCGACCATTTGGTAGCGCTCGATCCCCTCACCGGTCGTACCGAGGCGGTGGAAGATCTTCAGGACGCTCTCACGAGCAGAGGCCGAGCCGCCGTCCTTCAGTACGATCAGCCGAATCGTGCAGTTTCCCGAGGCGCGGACCGTTTCCCCGGCCCAACGGACACCTTCCCCATCGGGCTCCACCTGGATGATGTCGCCGCTGGCGACTCCGCGTACGAACCAGGGGGTGTTGTCCAACCGCACCGTGCCGTCGCCGAGGTCCACAGCCCACAGGCTCTCGACGCTCGCAGGAGGCCAGCCGTCCTCGCCTATGTCCATCCGGAAGTGGACCTTCACATGGTCGCCACTGATGCTCGTCACCGCACCATCTTCGTCGCTGCACCGCAGTCGCCCACTTTTCATCTCTGCTTCCGTGGGGGAAGGCTCGCGTGGGCTCTCCAGAACTCAGGGTCCCGTGGTCCGGCGAGCCACGAGATGAACCGGCCTGCCACAGTCTCGAAAGCGTCAGCCAGCGAAGTCGTTCCGACGACAGTCCGTTCCACGGGGTCTACGTAGTGAGCGTTATGGTCCGCCTCGCACCAGCAGGCCACGCTGATGGCTGACCAGACATTGAGAAGGCCCTCCTTGGTCCACTCCACGTCGAGTGAGACCTCAAGCCAGTCACCCCCTGCGTCGTAGAGGGAGACCTCAGCCAACAGGATCTCCGGTGTGCCGGCCGCAGAGCGTCCCGGGAATGTGACGTGCTGCGGGAACCACTCCCAGACCTGGAACTTCTGTATTGATCCGGAGCGTTGTTGACGCGGCTGATCGGTGGTTTGCCGCCGAGTGCGGTGTGGCAGCGGTGGTGGTTGTAGGTGTGGAGGAAGTCTGCCAGGGCCGCGGTGCGTTCGGTGTTGGTGGTGTAGGGCCGCAGGTAGGCCCATTCCTCCAGCAGGGTGCGGTTGAAGCGTTCGACCTTGCCGTTTGTCTGTGGCCGGTAGGGGCGGATGCGTTTGTGGGCTATGCCGGCTGAGGTGAGGGTCTGGGTGAACAGCTTGGACTTGTAGCAGGAGCCGTTGTCGGTCAGTACGCGTTCGACGGTGATGCCGTGACCGGTGAAGAACGCATGGGCGCGTTGCCAGAAGGCGATCGCGGTGTGCTGGCGTTCGTCGGGCAGCACCTCGCTGTAGGCGAGCCGGGAGTGGTCGTCGACGGCGGAGTGGATATAGCTGTAGCCGATCACCGGCTTGCAGCTCTTGCGCAGGTCGGTGGTGGCCTGCCGGTTCTGGTTGCCGGCTGTTCTGCCGACCGTGCGCCAGCCGCCGCCGTCAGGGATGTTGCCGAGTTTCTTGATGTC from Streptomyces sp. NBC_01707 includes the following:
- a CDS encoding DUF4265 domain-containing protein translates to MTSISGDHVKVHFRMDIGEDGWPPASVESLWAVDLGDGTVRLDNTPWFVRGVASGDIIQVEPDGEGVRWAGETVRASGNCTIRLIVLKDGGSASARESVLKIFHRLGTTGEGIERYQMVALDVPKDADLPRIRELLEHGEAKEWWHWEEGCITTAWRDLAAT